One part of the Bacillaceae bacterium S4-13-56 genome encodes these proteins:
- the ltrA gene encoding group II intron reverse transcriptase/maturase, producing MKANKGSKTAGTDKYVIDNYKVMNKQEFINLIRTSLKDYKPKAVRRVMIPKGKDNTKFRPLGIPTMLDRLIQQMFKQILEPICEAKFYNHSYGFRPLRSTKHALSRVNFLVNISQLHYVVDIDIKGFFDNVNHRVLMKQMWNLGIHDRRVLAIISKMLKAPIKGIGIPNKGTPQGGILSPLLSNIVLHDLDMWVSNQWETFETKHEYSQNVKKYLMLKRNSNMKIGFIVRYADDFKIMTNNHENPVKWFHAVTGYLKDRLKLDISPEKSKITNLKKKSSDFLGFKIKAVRKKQKHLVRVNMIDKKKADVIRKMKELILRIRKETTINNIRLFNSYVMGIQNYFKYGSMVPTDFKDIAHKVHPYARSKLHQVGGEYAHPIDASKVYNQYYSNSLKTWKVLDVYLFPINGITSFTESRQFNPKLSVYNEEGRKLIHKNFNQSLNIT from the coding sequence ATAAAAGCCAATAAAGGTTCTAAAACTGCCGGAACAGATAAGTATGTGATTGACAACTATAAAGTGATGAATAAACAAGAATTCATCAATCTCATTCGAACTTCGCTCAAAGATTACAAACCTAAAGCAGTCCGCAGAGTAATGATTCCAAAGGGAAAGGATAATACCAAGTTTAGACCTTTAGGAATACCAACAATGTTGGATAGGCTAATTCAACAGATGTTTAAACAAATTCTTGAACCTATCTGTGAAGCTAAGTTTTATAATCACAGTTATGGTTTCAGACCATTACGAAGCACAAAACATGCTTTATCTAGGGTGAATTTCTTAGTTAATATCTCACAATTACATTATGTAGTAGATATTGACATAAAGGGATTCTTTGACAATGTAAATCATAGGGTTCTCATGAAGCAAATGTGGAATTTGGGCATTCATGATAGAAGGGTTTTAGCAATCATAAGCAAAATGCTTAAAGCCCCGATAAAAGGTATTGGAATTCCAAACAAAGGTACTCCACAAGGAGGAATACTCTCACCTTTACTCTCTAACATTGTTCTTCATGACCTAGATATGTGGGTAAGTAATCAATGGGAAACTTTTGAAACGAAGCATGAGTATTCTCAGAATGTAAAGAAGTACTTAATGTTGAAACGAAACTCGAATATGAAGATTGGCTTTATAGTTCGATACGCAGATGATTTCAAAATTATGACGAATAATCATGAGAATCCAGTCAAATGGTTTCATGCAGTGACAGGATACTTGAAGGATAGATTGAAATTAGATATCTCACCTGAGAAATCTAAAATTACAAATCTCAAAAAGAAGTCCTCGGATTTCTTGGGATTTAAAATTAAGGCTGTTAGGAAGAAACAAAAACATCTTGTTAGGGTAAATATGATTGATAAGAAGAAAGCTGATGTCATTAGGAAAATGAAGGAACTAATTCTTAGAATAAGGAAGGAAACGACCATTAATAACATAAGGCTCTTTAATTCGTATGTAATGGGGATACAAAATTACTTTAAATACGGGAGTATGGTTCCAACAGATTTCAAAGATATAGCACACAAGGTTCATCCTTATGCTAGGAGTAAACTACATCAAGTTGGAGGGGAATATGCACATCCAATAGATGCTAGTAAAGTTTATAATCAGTATTACTCTAACAGTCTCAAAACATGGAAAGTATTAGATGTTTATCTCTTTCCTATAAATGGGATAACAAGTTTTACTGAATCTAGACAATTTAATCCTAAGCTTTCGGTCTATAATGAAGAAGGTAGAAAATTAATTCACAAAAACTTCAACCAGTCGTTGAATATAACATAA
- a CDS encoding HNH endonuclease signature motif containing protein, protein MQSKIQDQSIEYQDNRLSRYSMKNGCCEILGIFLEAHEVHCHHVKPRSLGGTDKYDNLKIIHEDMHRLIHATEKETIDKYLVKWKLNQNSKLIEKINALRKKCKNDPIVI, encoded by the coding sequence ATGCAATCCAAAATACAAGACCAATCAATTGAATATCAAGACAATAGACTTTCCCGTTACTCAATGAAGAATGGATGTTGTGAAATACTTGGTATCTTTCTTGAAGCACATGAAGTTCACTGTCATCATGTAAAGCCTAGAAGTTTAGGTGGAACGGATAAGTATGATAACCTCAAAATTATCCATGAAGACATGCATAGATTAATTCATGCGACCGAGAAGGAAACGATTGATAAGTACCTTGTTAAATGGAAACTCAATCAGAATTCGAAACTGATTGAGAAGATCAATGCATTACGTAAGAAATGTAAGAACGATCCAATCGTGATTTAA